In Spinacia oleracea cultivar Varoflay chromosome 5, BTI_SOV_V1, whole genome shotgun sequence, a single window of DNA contains:
- the LOC110796961 gene encoding uncharacterized protein codes for MLSSLPNFSELRDLHKRANDLLHSSQIQQTLTQHHQETPATATTSVREISEATLEMLDLCGTTRDIHLLVKEHLQELQHTLRRAKFDAGGLDFEAQMSAHALYRKKLNKELAKCLRTIKGTKNNKFFTSDLSLIDQNLIVVVHVLREIKGATISLVECLLNLLSLPTTVSIVHSQRSLSSSLASKFRRVNCQRLLERCDSMEIRMANKRLEEVEKSMEDVEVELECVVRRLIHTRVLLLNIVNN; via the coding sequence ATGTTGTCAAGTCTTCCAAATTTCAGTGAGCTAAGGGACCTTCACAAACGTGCAAATGACCTCCTACACTCTTCTCAAATCCAACAAACCCTAACCCAACACCACCAAGAAACGCCGGCCACCGCCACGACATCGGTCCGAGAAATCTCCGAGGCAACATTAGAGATGCTGGATCTTTGTGGCACAACTAGGGATATCCATTTATTGGTGAAAGAACACTTGCAAGAGCTTCAACACACCTTACGTCGAGCTAAATTCGACGCCGGTGGTTTGGATTTTGAGGCTCAAATGTCAGCACACGCGCTCTATAGGAAAAAGCTTAACAAGGAGCTAGCTAAATGCTTAAGGACAATCAAGGGTACTAAAAACAACAAGTTTTTTACGTCGGATCTTTCGTTAATTGATCAAAACCTTATAGTAGTTGTTCATGTTTTAAGGGAGATTAAAGGGGCTACTATTTCTCTTGTTGAATGTTTATTAAATCTCCTTTCATTACCAACTACGGTAAGCATTGTCCATAGCCAAAGATCATTGTCGTCATCGTTGGCATCCAAGTTTCGAAGGGTAAATTGTCAAAGGTTGTTGGAGAGATGTGATTCAATGGAGATTCGAATGGCGAATAAGAGATTGGAAGAAGTAGAGAAGTCTATGGAAGATGTTGAGGTTGAATTAGAGTGTGTTGTTAGGCGTTTGATCCACACTAGAGTTTTACTCTTAAacatagttaataattaa